Within the Candidatus Omnitrophota bacterium genome, the region GGCACCCATAATTTTGATTTTGTCGACGATACGCTTACGCTCGAGAAAGAACGCCTGCTCGGGCTCTGTGACCTGATCATATCCCGCGGGCTCAGGATAAACTGGATCTGCAACGCGCGTGTCAACGGTTTTGACGATGATATGGCCCTGAAACTGAAGGAGGCCGGATGCCGGAACGTGTGTTTCGGCGTGGAGTCGGGGGATCCCGAGGTCTGGAAGACGGTCAACAAAGCCGTTACCCGCGAAGAAATACTTTCCGCCCATCGCGCGGCCCGCCGGGCGGGCCTTATCGTTACTTCATTCTTTATGGTGGGTAACGTGGGTGAGAGCCGTGAAAGCATCGATAAGACCATAAAGTTCATGAACGAGATAGAGACGGATTATCCCACATGTTCGATCGCCACACCATATCCGGGCACGGAAATGTACCGTATGGGACAGGCTAACGGATGGATCAGGGTGAGAGAGTGGGACGAATATGTCACCACGCCGCATGTTAAGATGGACTATCGGCCTGTCTGGACCAACGGTATCATGAGCGAGAAAGAGATACTTGACGCCTACTATCTTGTCAATTCCCGGATCATTTCCAAAAAACTGGTCACGAGGTACGGCAGGTTGTATTATCTTAACCCGAGGTTCTATAAGAACGAGATCGTCCGCAGGATAAGAAGCGCGGGATTTAAAAACGTATTCGCGCTGATGGGAAGGATCCTCCGGAGAAAAGGGTGAATTTATGTGCGGTATATGCGGAATATATAACTACGCGTCAGACGCCAGGGCGAGCCAGGCCGGTATCCGGTCCATGATGGACAGTATCGCGCACAGGGGTCCTGATGGAGAAGGCCTGTACATGGACAAGTCCGGGGTTGTAGGGTTCGGGCACAGGAGGCTCTCCATAATCGACGTCGAGAGCGGCACGCAGCCTATGTCCAACGAAGATGGCAGCGTATGGATAACATATAACGGGGAAATATATAATTTCAAGGAACTTTCCGACCAGCTCATGACAAAGGGGCACAGGTTCAGGACGCGTTCCGATACGGAAGTCCTTGTACATCTTTACGAGGAATACGGACAGGATATGCTTGATACGCTGAACGGTATATTCGCCTTCGCGATATGGGACGGGAGGAACCGAAGATTCCTTGCGGCAAGGGACCACTTCGGCGTTAAGCCGTTCTATTATCACGATGACGGTAAGAGCCTCCGGTTCGGGTCAGAGATAAAGGCGATCCTGGCGTACGGGGACATGGAGAGGGATGTGGACCTTATGGCGCTGGATATGTGCCTGACTTTCCGGTACGCGCCTTCTCCACATACTTTGCTCAGGAACGTCAGGAAGCTCGAGCCTGGCGAATGTATCATATGTGAGAAAGGAAAGGTCCGTGCCCGTAGGTTCTCGGGACGGATGCCGGAGATCAACAGAGGGAAAAGGGTCGAAGAGTGGGAAGCGGAGCTTTCCGGGGTTTATGGGGACGCGACACGCCGTCAGATGGTCAGCGATGTCCCTATAGGGATATCGCTTTCGGGCGGGGTGGATTCAGGCACCATACTTTCGGCAATGGCGCGGGTTTCCTCCGGCCGGGTGAACGCTTTTACCGTAGGGTTCGAGGAGGGGGAGAAGGATAATGAGATAGAAGCGGCGAGGGCCCTTGCCGATATGTTCGGAGCTGATTTCAACTCGACCATCATCAAACAGAAGGATTACGCGGAGCTTTTCGCCAGGTATATGTGGCATCTGGAAGAGCCTACCGGGAATGAGTCGGCCCTGGCGTATTATTTCGTAGCGGAACTGGCCAGAGGCAAAGTTAAAGTACTTTTGAACGGGCAGGGAGCGGATGAGGCCTTTGCCGGATATCCCCGGCACAAAGGGGAGAAGATGTCGGCGCTATTCAGGCCGCTCGGGCTTCTTTCCACGTTCCCGTTCGGCAACGAGCAGATGAGGAGGATATTCTATTCACTTCCCCAGGCTGACGAGGCGGAAAGGTTCTACAGGATATATTCGATAATCACGGACAAGATGAAAGGGGCGCTTTACGGGCCGGAGCTCCGGGGGGTATCGGTTCGCGGCGCGGCACGCCAGTTCATTTATGAATGGGTCAGGGAGCGCGCCACAGCCGGTACTGGTCTCGAGAAGATGCTCTACATTGACGCGAGGACTTCCCTTTCGGATAACCTGCTCCTTTGTGAGGACAAAATGTCCATGGCCTGCGGGATAGAGGCTCGGGTCCCTTTCCTGGACCGCGAGGTCATGCGGGTAGCCGAGACCATCCCGGGCAGGCTCAAGATCTCTTCGTCCGGCCAGAAGTATATACATAAACTGGCATGCCGGGGGTTCCTTCCGGAAGGAACGGTTCACAAGAGGAAGATAGGCTTTTTCAATCCTATGGATAAATGGCTTGCCGGCAGCATGGGGGAACTCCTGACGTCCTACATAGACCGGAAAGATTCTCTTACATCAAGATATCTTGATCCTGCCGGGGTGAAGGGCTGTATAGAAGCCCATCGCCGGGGGAGCTCCGACCAGAAGCGCATACTTTTCCTGCTTTTGTCACTGGAAAAATGGTACCGCATATTCATACTTAAGGAGGATAAAGAGTGAACCTTATACGTGGATCTTACGGCAGGTTGAAAGAGATATCCGGTCCATGCGTAGAACGTATCCTTCCCGTTCTACTGCCGTGTATATTCGTCTTTTTGTGCCTGTTCCATTACGCGTCGGGAAGGCCTTTCTGGCTTGACGAGAATTTCATACTTGAAAAGATACAGATGGCGGGGCCATCCGGGCTGTTCGGCCCGTTAGGGTCGCAGGCGTTCCCCAGAGTCTATCTCGTACTGGTACAGCAGGCGGGATATCTGGCGGGATTCAACGTGTTCGCGCTGCGTGCCCTGCCTCTGGTGGCTATGCTGGCGGCGTTCTTTGTGTGGATACGTATATACCGGGCCCAGGAAGGCCGCGGGGTAGGATATGTCCTTTTCCTGCTTTCCTGGTGCGGTTCGAAGTTCATGAGCTATTACGCCTCTGAGCTCAAACAGTATTCCGGCGAGCTTCTTTTGTCGGGGCTGTTCACCATGTTCGTGCTCAGGCAGGCCGGATCGCTGAAGGAGCCGGTGATAAAGTTCCGGGAGGCCGCGCTCTGTTTTATCATGCCGTTCGCGGTACTTTTTTCCTATACGGCGTATTTTTTCCTGCCGTTACCCGCATATAACCTTATAGCGGGGGGACGGGGTAGCCGCAAGAGCGTTATCCTTTTCGCGGCGTATCTTGTCGGGGCCATCGTAGCGGTAATGTTGTCCTATAACCTGGATGTGAAGTACGTGCAGAACTCAAGCGGGATGTGGGGGTACTGGCACGATTATTTCATATCGGTCGCGTCGGTGCCGGAGTTCCTCCAAACATTTACCGAAGGCGTCCGCAACCTGTATGTGCGTTGGTTCCTGGAGGTGAGCCTTGTGCGCAGGGTGATAACGGTATTCCTGCCTTTTTCGCTTTTTGCTACTTTTGTCATGGGGTGGAAGAACATCCGTCGTGACGGCATGATGATAACACGTCTTTCTTCGATGGCCATGTATCTCGTGACGGGACTGGCGGTCGCGGGGGCGGTTAAATTATATCCGTTCACCGGCGCCAGGATAACATTATATATCGCGCCGTTCATTTTTTATGTTACGATAAAAGGTATAATGACATTGTGGGATAAGGTGCCGCTTCTCGGGAAGGGCATGGCCGCTTTGTACGCGGCGACACTTATCGGTACCACTGTATATATATTCATGGAATACGTATCACTTTACGGAAGTTGAGGTGGATGAAGGTGAAAAAATTGATGTTTGTCGCCGGGGCGCGGCCGAATTTCATGAAGATAGCTGTCCTTCTGCGTCTTGTGGACGCTCATCCCGGTGTTAAGGCGGTGGTGGTACATACGGGACAGCATTATGACCACGAAATGTCCCAGAGTTTCCTTGACGACCTGGAGATACGGGAACCGGACCATTTTCTTGATGTGGGCTCAGGA harbors:
- a CDS encoding radical SAM protein gives rise to the protein GTHNFDFVDDTLTLEKERLLGLCDLIISRGLRINWICNARVNGFDDDMALKLKEAGCRNVCFGVESGDPEVWKTVNKAVTREEILSAHRAARRAGLIVTSFFMVGNVGESRESIDKTIKFMNEIETDYPTCSIATPYPGTEMYRMGQANGWIRVREWDEYVTTPHVKMDYRPVWTNGIMSEKEILDAYYLVNSRIISKKLVTRYGRLYYLNPRFYKNEIVRRIRSAGFKNVFALMGRILRRKG
- the asnB gene encoding asparagine synthase (glutamine-hydrolyzing), with the protein product MCGICGIYNYASDARASQAGIRSMMDSIAHRGPDGEGLYMDKSGVVGFGHRRLSIIDVESGTQPMSNEDGSVWITYNGEIYNFKELSDQLMTKGHRFRTRSDTEVLVHLYEEYGQDMLDTLNGIFAFAIWDGRNRRFLAARDHFGVKPFYYHDDGKSLRFGSEIKAILAYGDMERDVDLMALDMCLTFRYAPSPHTLLRNVRKLEPGECIICEKGKVRARRFSGRMPEINRGKRVEEWEAELSGVYGDATRRQMVSDVPIGISLSGGVDSGTILSAMARVSSGRVNAFTVGFEEGEKDNEIEAARALADMFGADFNSTIIKQKDYAELFARYMWHLEEPTGNESALAYYFVAELARGKVKVLLNGQGADEAFAGYPRHKGEKMSALFRPLGLLSTFPFGNEQMRRIFYSLPQADEAERFYRIYSIITDKMKGALYGPELRGVSVRGAARQFIYEWVRERATAGTGLEKMLYIDARTSLSDNLLLCEDKMSMACGIEARVPFLDREVMRVAETIPGRLKISSSGQKYIHKLACRGFLPEGTVHKRKIGFFNPMDKWLAGSMGELLTSYIDRKDSLTSRYLDPAGVKGCIEAHRRGSSDQKRILFLLLSLEKWYRIFILKEDKE